Proteins from a genomic interval of Candidatus Krumholzibacteriia bacterium:
- a CDS encoding winged helix-turn-helix domain-containing protein codes for MHGIGGIGKTTLLREFAEVARDRGARVVVLDGDAVEPTQSGFRASLTDALAAVGTSIEDLESADDGSSPPVVLVLDVFDSLRLLETWLRQTFLPSVGGALRLVTAARSAPAVHWVTDPVIGPRFRSVGLETLPDEEAHRLLDEAGVATEARDSLVRAASGHPLALRLAAHASGRAVAGRSAGGTIEGVLRDLTHFYVDEIDDPRLRQAVEAASAVRRVTEPLLAAMLDLDEAHDVFGALQDLHFVQVRSDGIALHDAVREFVCAELRARDPQGFAHFRRAAWRQMRQEVHHAPSTLLWRYTADLIYLIENPVVREAFFPTTAPHCVVEPARVDDEEAILEISSLHESETATRWIDFWWTLAPDAFFVARDDEGQVVGFYCSLDTDRVRSRDLREDPVTALWWEHLHANGGGQALFLRRWLSREHGEVPSPVQAACWLDLKRSYLALRPRLRRVYLTIVDPVPYLPVARRLGFVPLDESVALGDTPYASACLDFGPRSVDGWMRRLFTQELGEMGPEHGALLDLESRQLLAPDGPRELSPLEFGVLRFLVENEGIAVTRSELLADVWNIHHEGSSNVVDTIIRSLRNKLGDRSWRIESVRGVGYRCLPAS; via the coding sequence GTGCACGGAATCGGCGGAATCGGCAAGACCACGCTGCTGCGCGAGTTCGCCGAGGTCGCACGTGACCGCGGGGCGCGCGTGGTGGTCCTCGACGGCGACGCCGTCGAACCGACGCAATCCGGTTTTCGTGCGTCCCTGACCGACGCGCTCGCCGCGGTGGGAACGTCGATCGAGGATCTCGAGTCGGCCGACGACGGATCCTCGCCGCCGGTCGTCCTGGTCCTCGACGTGTTCGACAGCCTGCGTCTGCTGGAGACGTGGTTGCGCCAGACCTTCCTGCCGTCGGTGGGCGGTGCCCTCCGCCTCGTCACGGCGGCGCGTTCGGCGCCGGCGGTCCACTGGGTGACCGATCCGGTGATCGGCCCTCGCTTCCGGAGCGTCGGCCTGGAGACGCTGCCCGACGAGGAAGCGCACCGTCTGCTGGACGAAGCCGGCGTCGCGACCGAAGCGCGTGATTCGCTGGTGCGCGCGGCAAGCGGGCATCCGCTCGCGCTTCGGCTGGCGGCGCACGCGAGCGGACGCGCAGTCGCGGGTCGTTCGGCCGGAGGAACGATCGAAGGCGTCCTGCGCGATCTGACGCACTTCTACGTCGACGAGATCGACGATCCGCGTCTGCGGCAGGCCGTCGAGGCGGCGTCCGCTGTCCGTCGCGTGACCGAGCCCCTGCTGGCGGCGATGCTCGATCTCGACGAGGCGCACGACGTCTTCGGCGCGCTCCAGGACCTGCATTTCGTGCAGGTCCGCAGCGACGGCATCGCCCTGCACGATGCCGTGCGCGAGTTCGTGTGCGCCGAACTCCGGGCCCGCGACCCGCAGGGCTTCGCCCACTTCCGCCGTGCCGCGTGGCGCCAGATGCGTCAGGAGGTCCACCACGCTCCGTCCACCCTGCTCTGGCGATACACGGCCGACCTGATCTACCTGATCGAGAATCCGGTCGTACGCGAGGCCTTCTTCCCGACGACGGCGCCGCACTGTGTCGTGGAACCGGCCCGTGTCGACGACGAAGAGGCCATCCTCGAGATCTCCTCGCTCCACGAATCCGAGACCGCCACCCGCTGGATCGACTTCTGGTGGACCCTGGCGCCCGATGCCTTCTTCGTGGCGCGCGACGACGAGGGTCAAGTCGTCGGTTTCTACTGCTCGCTCGACACCGATCGTGTCCGCAGCCGCGACCTGCGGGAAGATCCGGTCACGGCACTGTGGTGGGAGCACCTCCACGCGAACGGTGGCGGGCAGGCGCTCTTCCTCCGGCGCTGGTTGTCGCGCGAGCACGGCGAGGTCCCGTCGCCCGTGCAGGCGGCGTGCTGGCTCGACCTCAAGCGCAGCTACCTCGCACTGCGGCCACGTCTGCGCCGCGTGTACCTGACGATCGTCGATCCCGTACCCTATCTACCGGTCGCGCGGCGGCTCGGCTTCGTGCCGCTCGACGAGTCGGTCGCGCTCGGCGACACGCCCTACGCCTCGGCCTGCCTGGACTTCGGCCCGCGGTCCGTCGACGGGTGGATGCGTCGGCTCTTCACGCAGGAACTCGGGGAGATGGGACCGGAGCACGGCGCGCTGCTCGATCTGGAGTCGCGCCAGCTCCTCGCCCCGGACGGTCCCCGCGAGCTGAGCCCCCTGGAATTCGGGGTCCTGCGCTTCCTCGTGGAGAACGAGGGAATCGCCGTCACCCGGAGCGAGCTGCTCGCCGACGTCTGGAACATCCACCACGAGGGTTCGAGCAACGTCGTCGACACGATCATCCGGAGTCTTCGCAACAAGTTGGGCGATCGGTCCTGGAGGATCGAGTCGGTCCGCGGCGTCGGCTACCGCTGCCTGCCCGCGAGCTGA
- a CDS encoding group 1 truncated hemoglobin: MIRHFLRSTVLVPFLLLPASAVADHHGSDTEPTVREQLLALEEQCAENASAMEARQAERSLYERLGGREGIHAITREIVRLHDQNEALTRIMDGVDRELLARRVAQFIISGTGGPQVYEGRDLVSAHAHLDLTNAHFLAAGGDVMQAMENEGCTEDEIEEIVCTLVSLRHKVVMESERELH, translated from the coding sequence GTGATTCGTCATTTTCTGCGCAGCACCGTCCTGGTCCCGTTCCTGCTCCTACCCGCCAGCGCCGTCGCCGATCACCACGGCTCCGACACCGAACCCACCGTCCGCGAACAGCTCCTCGCCCTGGAAGAGCAATGCGCGGAGAACGCCTCGGCAATGGAGGCCCGGCAGGCGGAAAGGTCGCTCTACGAGCGTCTCGGCGGCAGGGAGGGGATCCACGCGATCACCCGCGAGATCGTGCGTCTCCACGACCAGAACGAGGCGTTGACGCGCATCATGGACGGCGTCGACCGCGAACTCCTCGCCCGGCGCGTCGCCCAGTTCATCATCTCGGGAACCGGCGGGCCCCAGGTCTACGAGGGCCGTGACCTGGTGAGCGCGCACGCGCACCTCGACCTGACCAACGCCCACTTCCTCGCCGCCGGCGGCGACGTCATGCAGGCCATGGAGAACGAGGGCTGCACCGAGGACGAGATCGAAGAGATCGTCTGCACGCTCGTGTCGTTGCGTCACAAGGTGGTGATGGAGTCGGAGCGGGAGCTGCATTGA